A DNA window from Thiobacillus denitrificans ATCC 25259 contains the following coding sequences:
- a CDS encoding c-type cytochrome translates to MTRQQARLFAIVSTALVVVAFAGMTVDSHRRFPELTNESKLTPQVIAGKNVWHENNCTNCHTLLGEGAYYAPDLTKIALQRGSEYLKAFMRDPSKFYDEQKVRRVMPKQNLSEQEISDLIAFLDWIGRIDNQGWPPRPILVSGAAIPGTDIVRGERAPQVTGAATSNEPIALGQAVFNATPPGCYACHSISPGVNLAGPSLADLATRAEQTLKDPAYRGKARDVAGYIREAIVDPNAHIVPGPAYSADNRSFMPGSFGKDLSPEQLDHLVAYLESLK, encoded by the coding sequence ATGACGCGCCAACAAGCCCGCCTTTTCGCGATCGTTTCGACCGCGCTGGTCGTCGTCGCCTTCGCCGGAATGACTGTCGACAGCCACCGGCGTTTTCCCGAGCTCACCAACGAAAGCAAGCTCACGCCGCAGGTCATCGCCGGCAAGAACGTCTGGCACGAGAACAATTGCACCAACTGCCATACGCTGCTCGGCGAAGGCGCGTATTACGCGCCGGACCTTACCAAGATCGCGCTGCAGCGCGGAAGCGAATACCTCAAGGCCTTCATGCGCGACCCGTCGAAGTTCTACGACGAGCAGAAGGTGCGCCGCGTGATGCCGAAGCAGAATCTGAGCGAGCAGGAAATCAGCGACCTGATCGCCTTTCTCGACTGGATCGGCCGCATCGACAACCAGGGCTGGCCGCCGCGGCCGATCCTCGTCTCCGGCGCCGCGATCCCCGGCACCGACATCGTTCGCGGCGAGCGCGCGCCCCAGGTCACGGGCGCCGCGACCTCGAACGAACCTATCGCGCTCGGGCAGGCCGTGTTCAACGCGACGCCGCCGGGCTGCTATGCCTGCCACTCGATCTCGCCGGGGGTGAACCTCGCCGGGCCATCGCTCGCCGACCTCGCGACGCGCGCCGAACAGACGCTCAAAGACCCCGCCTACCGCGGCAAGGCGCGCGACGTCGCGGGCTACATCCGCGAGGCGATCGTCGATCCGAACGCCCACATCGTGCCGGGCCCCGCCTATTCGGCCGACAACCGCTCGTTCATGCCGGGGAGCTTCGGCAAGGACCTGAGCCCCGAGCAGCTCGATCATCTCGTCGCCTATCTGGAAAGCCTGAAGTAA
- a CDS encoding CbbQ/NirQ/NorQ/GpvN family protein: MELTSADPLLPPAQEPFYLPHADEVDVFTECHRNRLPVMLKGPTGCGKTRFVEHMAWRLGRPLVTVACHEDLTANDLLGRYLILGDETVWQDGPLTRALRVGAILYLDEVVEARQDTTVVIHPLSDHRRTLSLEKTGETVVAAPGFQLVISYNPAYQQALKDLKPSTRQRFASLTFDFPDREREAAILMSEGGVARDCAVTLVELAARMRPLRERGLPEAPGTRTLVAAARLIASGIPQRRACEVAIADALTDDPLLLGTLGDLIAGSFP, encoded by the coding sequence TTGGAGCTGACTTCCGCCGACCCGCTGCTTCCCCCCGCCCAGGAGCCGTTCTATCTGCCGCACGCCGACGAGGTCGACGTGTTCACCGAGTGCCACCGCAATCGATTGCCGGTCATGCTCAAGGGCCCGACCGGCTGCGGCAAGACGCGCTTCGTCGAACACATGGCCTGGCGCCTCGGCCGGCCGCTCGTCACGGTCGCCTGCCACGAAGACCTCACGGCCAACGATCTGCTCGGGCGCTACCTGATCCTCGGCGACGAGACGGTCTGGCAGGACGGGCCGCTGACGCGCGCGCTGCGCGTCGGCGCGATCCTCTATCTCGACGAGGTCGTCGAGGCGCGCCAGGACACGACCGTGGTGATTCATCCTCTGAGCGACCACCGGCGGACGCTGAGCCTCGAAAAGACCGGGGAGACCGTCGTCGCGGCGCCGGGCTTCCAGCTCGTGATCTCGTACAACCCGGCCTATCAGCAGGCCCTGAAGGACCTGAAGCCGAGCACGCGCCAGCGCTTCGCGTCGCTGACCTTCGACTTCCCCGACCGCGAGCGTGAGGCGGCGATCCTGATGAGCGAGGGCGGGGTCGCGCGCGACTGTGCGGTGACGCTGGTCGAACTCGCGGCGCGCATGCGCCCGCTGCGCGAGCGCGGTCTGCCCGAGGCGCCCGGCACGCGCACACTCGTCGCCGCGGCGCGCCTGATCGCGTCGGGGATACCGCAGCGCCGCGCCTGCGAGGTCGCGATCGCCGACGCGCTGACCGACGACCCGCTGCTGCTCGGTACCCTCGGCGATCTGATCGCCGGCAGCTTTCCCTGA
- a CDS encoding TIR domain-containing protein yields MAQVAVALAKLAGIRKALDLALNDDHKKAGRLPIQNFLIEEVGRYFTGAATQLSILKKELPDLFGDFVEMPVEPKTEMAKTSTEGAAQYRYARSQLEVLARDIDQIFELRANSELAPPLIAAATTRRVFISHGRAPDWREVQAYVEKDIGLPTLELAQEPNQGRTILAKLMEASGQCDSAVIVMTGDDLDAAGQARARENVIHEIGFFQGKYGLGRVCLLHEEGVSIPSNIHGLVYTPFPKGMVSACFGVLTRELKAFY; encoded by the coding sequence ATGGCACAAGTCGCAGTGGCACTCGCCAAGTTGGCAGGTATCCGCAAGGCGCTGGACCTGGCGCTAAATGATGACCACAAAAAGGCTGGCCGACTTCCAATCCAAAACTTCCTCATAGAGGAGGTTGGGCGCTACTTCACCGGCGCGGCAACGCAACTTTCCATATTAAAAAAGGAGTTGCCCGATTTGTTTGGTGATTTTGTCGAGATGCCGGTTGAGCCGAAGACGGAGATGGCCAAGACCTCAACCGAGGGCGCAGCCCAGTACCGCTATGCACGTAGTCAGTTGGAAGTGCTGGCGCGCGATATTGATCAGATTTTTGAGCTTCGCGCGAACAGCGAGTTGGCGCCGCCCTTGATCGCGGCTGCTACCACCCGACGTGTCTTTATTAGCCACGGCCGAGCACCAGACTGGCGCGAAGTTCAAGCATACGTCGAGAAGGACATTGGCTTGCCGACGTTGGAGCTTGCGCAGGAGCCGAACCAAGGTCGAACTATCTTGGCAAAGTTAATGGAAGCGTCGGGCCAGTGTGATAGTGCTGTGATCGTGATGACTGGTGACGATCTGGATGCCGCCGGCCAGGCCCGTGCGCGCGAGAACGTTATCCACGAGATCGGCTTCTTTCAGGGCAAATACGGGCTCGGCCGCGTCTGCCTGCTCCATGAGGAGGGGGTTAGCATCCCGAGCAACATTCACGGCTTGGTGTACACACCATTCCCCAAGGGAATGGTTTCGGCTTGCTTCGGCGTACTTACCCGAGAACTAAAGGCGTTTTATTGA
- a CDS encoding nitric oxide reductase activation protein NorD, translating to MPEAEELIIDAARHAGTAVHGFWRRRHAPPPTPTVFLRDVRTRLEMLIDAVLGCELPVRAAQAAAPMPLLRRLFTRGGRKTAAAGPLPATDGTAVFLPPSLPVSPPASAAFTDDYCLLALLQALHHLRGSAGEIARLESDLARDLYLIAEAAAVDHRLRRLMPGWSQALDALYVRMDRALAQRRLRDALEADVAARYRNFLRGRAGAETLHANPAAALDWANAQARALRLRVPARRYVAWLGDLVVGRLLPPEGAPRARVRASSKAAAAADARAGARTASLVRRPRVRDGRDEDDAKPGVSMVQTSEPHPHAEDPFGLNRPEDQEPEDDLGGAAESLAEMEEARLVHSPGAAREAFEASDPPPRLESAADTALPPCAFSYPEWDCRTSRYRENAVALFSHPAKPGGAKWVADALQRNAGLLAQIRRRLGAIRPDRTILRGQTAGDEIDLDAVVAARGERRAGATGDARFYRSRRPAPRTLALVLLVDASASTDAWVTRKDRVIDIEKEAALLAAAGLETLRTRFAVLAFSGEGPAGVQIREIKRFDETWDASAQRRLAGLEPDRYTRLGAALRHANALLAACAADHRLLLLLSDGRPNDCDRYASRYGIEDARQALTEARLKRISPYCFTVDRAGGSYLPTIFGSEGYTVVQHPQQLPVAFINWLRRAARVCMR from the coding sequence ATGCCCGAGGCGGAAGAACTCATCATCGATGCCGCGCGCCATGCCGGCACCGCGGTGCACGGATTCTGGCGGCGCCGCCACGCCCCGCCGCCGACGCCGACGGTATTCCTGCGCGACGTGCGCACGCGCCTCGAGATGCTGATCGACGCCGTGCTCGGTTGCGAGCTGCCGGTGCGGGCGGCGCAGGCGGCCGCGCCGATGCCGCTTCTGCGCAGGCTGTTCACGCGCGGTGGACGGAAGACGGCGGCCGCCGGACCGCTTCCGGCGACCGACGGCACGGCGGTTTTCCTGCCGCCGAGCCTTCCCGTATCGCCGCCGGCGTCGGCGGCGTTCACCGACGACTACTGCCTGCTCGCGCTGCTGCAGGCGCTGCATCACCTGCGCGGAAGCGCAGGCGAAATCGCGCGCCTGGAGTCGGACCTCGCGCGCGACCTGTACCTGATCGCCGAAGCCGCGGCGGTCGACCACCGGCTGCGCCGGCTCATGCCGGGATGGTCGCAGGCGCTCGACGCGCTTTACGTGCGGATGGACCGCGCGCTTGCGCAGCGCCGCCTGCGGGACGCGCTCGAGGCCGACGTCGCGGCGCGTTACCGGAATTTCCTGCGTGGCCGCGCGGGCGCGGAAACGCTGCACGCGAATCCGGCCGCGGCGCTCGACTGGGCGAATGCACAGGCGCGCGCCCTGCGTCTGCGCGTGCCTGCCAGGCGCTATGTCGCCTGGCTCGGCGACCTCGTCGTCGGCCGCCTGCTGCCACCCGAAGGCGCGCCGCGGGCGCGTGTGCGCGCATCCTCGAAGGCGGCGGCGGCCGCGGACGCGCGGGCCGGCGCGCGCACGGCCTCGCTCGTGCGGCGTCCGCGCGTGCGCGACGGCCGCGACGAGGACGATGCGAAACCGGGCGTATCGATGGTCCAGACCTCCGAGCCGCATCCGCACGCCGAGGATCCCTTCGGCCTCAACCGTCCGGAAGACCAGGAGCCGGAAGACGACTTGGGGGGCGCGGCGGAGTCGCTGGCCGAAATGGAAGAGGCGCGGCTGGTCCACAGCCCCGGCGCTGCGCGCGAAGCCTTCGAGGCAAGCGATCCGCCGCCACGGCTCGAAAGCGCGGCGGACACCGCACTGCCGCCCTGTGCATTCAGCTACCCGGAATGGGATTGCCGCACGAGTCGTTACCGTGAAAACGCTGTTGCACTTTTCTCGCATCCGGCGAAACCGGGCGGCGCGAAATGGGTCGCCGACGCGTTGCAGCGCAACGCCGGCCTGCTCGCACAGATCCGCCGGCGGCTCGGCGCGATTCGTCCCGACCGCACGATCCTGCGCGGGCAGACCGCGGGGGACGAGATCGACCTCGACGCGGTCGTCGCCGCGCGGGGCGAGCGCCGGGCCGGCGCGACAGGCGACGCGCGCTTCTACCGCTCCCGTCGTCCGGCGCCGCGCACGCTCGCGCTTGTGCTCCTGGTCGACGCGAGCGCGTCGACCGACGCATGGGTGACGCGCAAGGACCGCGTCATCGACATCGAGAAGGAGGCGGCGCTGCTCGCCGCGGCGGGGCTCGAGACCTTGCGAACGCGCTTCGCGGTGCTCGCGTTTTCGGGCGAAGGCCCGGCCGGCGTGCAGATACGCGAGATCAAGCGTTTCGACGAGACCTGGGATGCAAGCGCACAGCGTCGCCTCGCCGGCCTCGAGCCCGACCGCTACACCCGGCTCGGCGCCGCCCTACGCCACGCCAACGCCTTGCTCGCGGCGTGCGCGGCTGACCACCGGCTGTTGCTACTTTTGTCGGACGGGCGGCCCAACGACTGCGACCGCTACGCGAGCCGCTACGGCATCGAAGACGCGCGCCAAGCGCTCACCGAGGCGCGGCTCAAGCGCATTTCGCCCTACTGCTTCACGGTCGACCGCGCCGGCGGCAGTTATCTGCCGACGATTTTCGGCAGCGAGGGCTACACAGTGGTGCAGCACCCGCAACAGCTGCCGGTCGCGTTCATCAACTGGCTGCGGCGCGCGGCGCGCGTGTGCATGCGCTAG
- the clpB gene encoding ATP-dependent chaperone ClpB translates to MRFDKLTTQFQQALSDAQSLAVGGDHAYIEPQHLLLALLNQEGGGAGSILGRAGVQVPALKAALTQALTRLPKVQGQGGEVSISRDLNNLLNLTDKEAMKRNDAYIASELFLLAALDDKGETGRLLKQHGAQKTALEQAIQAVRGGENVQSQEAEGQREALAKYTLDLTQRARDGKLDPVIGRDDEIRRSIQILQRRTKNNPVLIGEPGVGKTAIVEGLAQRIVNDEVPETLKGKKVLVLDLAALLAGAKYRGEFEERLKAVLKELAMDPGRYIVFLDEIHTLVGAGKAEGAIDAGNMLKPALARGELHLIGATTLDEYRKYIEKDAALERRFQKVMVDEPSVESTIAILRGLQERYELHHGVDITDPAIVAAAELSHRYITDRFLPDKAIDLIDEAAARIKMEIDSKPEVMDKLDRRIIQLKIEREAVKKETDEASKKRLGLLEDEIDKLGREYADLEEVWKSEKAQVQGSAHLKEEIDKLRGEMADLQRQGKLDKVAEIQYGKLPQLEAQLKHAEASGEKPVFKLLRTEVGAEEIAEVVSRATGIPVSKMMQGERDKLMHMEDHLHGRVVGQDEAVAVVSDAIRRSRAGLSDPNRPLGSFLFLGPTGVGKTELCKTLAEYLFDSAEHMVRIDMSEFMEKHSVARLIGAPPGYVGYEEGGYLTEAVRRKPYSVILMDEIEKAHPDVFNVLLQVLDDGRLTDGQGRTVDFRNTVIVMTSNLGSQMIQQMSGDDYQVVKLAVLGEVKSYFRPEFINRIDEVVVFHALSESNIASIARIQLKALEARLAAMEMKLDVTDAALAEIAKAGFDPVYGARPLKRAIQSELENALAKEILSGRFAAKDTIRVDAVDGKFSFEKAA, encoded by the coding sequence ATGCGTTTTGACAAGCTCACCACCCAGTTCCAGCAGGCGCTTTCCGACGCGCAAAGCCTGGCCGTCGGCGGCGACCACGCCTACATCGAGCCGCAGCACCTGCTGCTCGCCCTGCTCAACCAGGAGGGCGGCGGCGCGGGGTCGATCCTCGGCCGCGCCGGCGTCCAGGTCCCGGCGCTCAAGGCCGCGTTGACCCAGGCATTGACGCGCCTGCCCAAGGTGCAGGGGCAGGGCGGCGAGGTCAGCATCTCGCGCGACCTCAACAACCTGCTCAACCTGACCGACAAGGAGGCGATGAAGCGCAACGACGCCTACATCGCATCGGAGCTTTTCCTGCTCGCCGCGCTCGACGACAAAGGCGAGACCGGGCGCCTGCTGAAACAGCACGGCGCGCAGAAGACCGCGCTGGAACAGGCCATCCAGGCCGTGCGCGGCGGCGAGAACGTGCAGTCGCAGGAAGCCGAAGGCCAGCGCGAAGCGCTCGCCAAATACACCCTCGACCTCACGCAGCGCGCGCGTGACGGCAAGCTCGACCCGGTCATCGGGCGCGACGACGAGATTCGCCGCTCGATCCAGATCCTGCAGCGCCGCACCAAGAACAACCCCGTGCTGATCGGCGAACCCGGCGTCGGCAAGACCGCGATCGTCGAAGGTCTCGCGCAGCGCATCGTCAACGACGAGGTGCCGGAAACGCTCAAGGGCAAGAAGGTGCTGGTGCTCGACCTCGCCGCGCTGCTCGCCGGCGCGAAATACCGCGGCGAATTCGAGGAGCGCCTGAAGGCCGTGCTCAAGGAGCTCGCGATGGACCCCGGCCGCTACATCGTCTTCCTCGACGAAATCCACACGCTCGTCGGGGCCGGCAAGGCCGAAGGCGCGATCGACGCCGGCAACATGCTGAAGCCCGCGCTCGCGCGGGGCGAACTGCACCTGATCGGCGCGACCACGCTCGACGAATACCGCAAGTACATCGAGAAGGACGCCGCGCTCGAGCGCCGCTTCCAGAAGGTCATGGTCGACGAGCCCAGCGTCGAATCGACGATCGCGATCCTGCGCGGCCTGCAGGAGCGCTACGAACTGCACCACGGCGTCGACATCACCGACCCGGCGATCGTCGCCGCGGCCGAACTCTCGCATCGCTACATCACCGACCGTTTCCTGCCCGACAAGGCGATCGACCTGATCGACGAGGCCGCCGCGCGGATCAAGATGGAAATCGACTCCAAGCCCGAGGTCATGGACAAACTCGACCGCCGCATCATCCAGCTCAAGATCGAGCGCGAGGCGGTCAAGAAGGAGACCGACGAGGCCTCGAAAAAGCGGCTCGGCCTGCTCGAAGACGAGATCGACAAGCTCGGCCGCGAATACGCCGACCTCGAAGAGGTGTGGAAGTCGGAGAAGGCCCAGGTCCAGGGCTCCGCGCATCTCAAGGAAGAGATCGACAAGCTGCGCGGCGAGATGGCCGACCTGCAGCGCCAGGGCAAGCTCGACAAGGTCGCCGAGATCCAGTACGGCAAGCTGCCGCAGCTCGAGGCGCAGCTCAAGCACGCCGAAGCCAGCGGCGAGAAGCCTGTGTTCAAGCTCCTGCGCACCGAGGTCGGCGCCGAAGAGATCGCCGAGGTCGTCTCCCGCGCGACCGGCATCCCGGTCTCGAAGATGATGCAGGGCGAGCGCGACAAGCTCATGCACATGGAAGACCACCTGCACGGCCGCGTCGTCGGCCAGGACGAAGCCGTGGCCGTCGTCTCCGACGCGATCCGCCGTTCACGCGCGGGGCTTTCCGACCCCAACCGGCCGCTCGGCTCCTTTCTGTTCCTGGGCCCCACGGGCGTCGGCAAGACCGAGTTGTGCAAGACGCTCGCCGAATACCTGTTCGATTCCGCCGAGCACATGGTGCGCATCGACATGAGCGAATTCATGGAGAAGCACTCGGTCGCGCGCCTGATCGGCGCGCCGCCCGGCTACGTCGGCTACGAAGAGGGCGGCTACCTGACCGAAGCCGTGCGCCGCAAGCCGTACAGCGTGATCCTCATGGACGAAATCGAGAAGGCCCACCCCGACGTCTTCAACGTGCTCCTGCAGGTGCTCGACGACGGCCGGCTCACCGACGGCCAGGGCCGCACCGTCGACTTCCGCAACACCGTGATCGTCATGACGTCCAACCTCGGCAGCCAGATGATCCAGCAGATGTCGGGCGACGACTACCAGGTCGTCAAGCTCGCCGTACTCGGCGAAGTGAAGTCCTACTTCCGCCCCGAGTTCATCAACCGCATCGATGAGGTCGTCGTCTTCCACGCGCTCTCGGAGTCGAACATCGCGAGCATCGCGCGCATCCAGCTCAAGGCGCTCGAAGCGCGCCTCGCCGCGATGGAGATGAAGCTCGACGTCACCGACGCCGCGCTCGCCGAAATCGCCAAGGCCGGCTTCGACCCCGTCTACGGCGCGCGGCCGCTCAAGCGTGCGATCCAGAGCGAGCTCGAAAACGCGCTGGCTAAGGAAATCCTGTCCGGACGCTTCGCGGCCAAGGACACGATCCGGGTCGACGCGGTGGATGGGAAGTTCAGCTTTGAGAAGGCGGCGTAA
- a CDS encoding YodC family protein, with protein MESELKVGDVVKLRSGGTRMTVEHIDGDQVACTWFEGKTLERATFIAGALMKHVPTSVGVIRARHNW; from the coding sequence ATGGAAAGCGAACTCAAGGTTGGAGATGTCGTAAAACTGCGTTCAGGGGGAACGCGCATGACCGTTGAGCACATCGACGGCGATCAGGTTGCGTGCACATGGTTCGAAGGTAAGACACTCGAGCGTGCAACATTTATTGCAGGGGCACTAATGAAGCATGTGCCCACGTCCGTTGGTGTAATTCGCGCGCGCCACAACTGGTGA
- a CDS encoding cbb3-type cytochrome c oxidase subunit I — translation MKYRSQAVAYWYFAVAMGLFGLQIAFGLLAAAKYLGPDPLINVLPFDVMKVVHTNLLVVWVLTGFMGGTYWIVPEESRTELYSVKLAYVQLGLWVVMGVTAIIGYFFRWGTGTKLLEQPLPHKIVIVVVMLMFLYNILMTIRRSGRFTTTEGVLIGGLGMAAVLYLPALIPFDNYAIATFYRWWTIHLWVEGVWEMIQGSMLAYLLIRLTGADREVMEKWLYVIVGLVFIAGVIGTAHHYYWIGVPHYWLPIGGIFSALEPVALVGMAIYAYSAMRRSGLQHPNTLAVHWTAGSAVFTLFGAGLLGLAHTWPGINKWTHGTLITAMHGHAAFYGAYAMIVMAVISYTLPSFSGHRSERGEPLGYWAFWLQLAGMFGMTLSFATAGIGQVYLERVLGLGFLETQLKIQVHFLMLLAAGTIFALGAGLFIWNFFRYRPTFEALAAEPTAPLQPARAAV, via the coding sequence ATGAAATACCGCTCGCAAGCCGTCGCCTACTGGTACTTCGCCGTCGCGATGGGGCTTTTCGGCCTGCAGATCGCGTTCGGCCTGCTCGCCGCCGCCAAGTACCTCGGTCCCGACCCGCTCATCAACGTGCTGCCCTTCGACGTGATGAAGGTCGTGCACACCAATCTGCTCGTCGTCTGGGTGCTGACCGGCTTCATGGGCGGGACCTACTGGATCGTGCCCGAGGAATCGCGCACCGAGCTCTACAGCGTGAAGCTCGCGTACGTGCAGCTCGGCCTCTGGGTGGTGATGGGCGTGACCGCGATCATCGGCTATTTCTTCCGCTGGGGAACCGGCACCAAGTTGCTCGAACAGCCGCTGCCGCACAAGATCGTGATCGTCGTCGTCATGCTCATGTTCCTCTACAACATCCTCATGACGATCCGCCGCTCCGGGCGCTTCACGACGACCGAAGGCGTGTTGATCGGCGGCCTCGGCATGGCCGCAGTGCTCTATCTGCCGGCGCTGATCCCGTTCGACAACTATGCGATCGCGACCTTCTACCGCTGGTGGACGATCCACCTCTGGGTCGAGGGGGTGTGGGAAATGATCCAGGGCAGCATGCTCGCCTACCTGCTGATCCGGCTGACCGGCGCCGACCGCGAGGTCATGGAAAAGTGGCTCTACGTCATCGTCGGCCTCGTGTTCATCGCCGGCGTGATCGGCACCGCGCACCACTATTACTGGATCGGCGTGCCGCACTACTGGCTGCCGATCGGCGGCATCTTCAGTGCGCTCGAGCCGGTCGCGCTGGTCGGCATGGCGATCTACGCCTACAGTGCGATGCGCCGCTCGGGCCTGCAGCATCCGAACACGCTCGCCGTGCACTGGACCGCCGGCAGCGCGGTATTCACGCTCTTCGGCGCGGGCCTGCTCGGTCTCGCCCACACCTGGCCGGGGATCAACAAGTGGACGCACGGTACGCTGATCACCGCGATGCACGGCCACGCCGCGTTCTACGGCGCCTACGCGATGATCGTCATGGCGGTCATCAGCTACACGCTGCCAAGTTTCAGCGGCCACCGCAGCGAGCGCGGCGAACCGCTCGGCTACTGGGCGTTCTGGCTGCAGCTCGCCGGCATGTTCGGCATGACGCTGTCCTTCGCCACGGCCGGGATCGGCCAGGTGTATCTCGAACGCGTGCTGGGCCTTGGCTTCCTCGAAACCCAGCTCAAGATCCAGGTGCATTTCCTGATGCTGCTCGCGGCAGGGACGATCTTCGCCCTGGGCGCGGGTCTCTTCATCTGGAATTTCTTCCGCTACCGACCGACCTTCGAAGCGCTGGCGGCCGAGCCGACGGCTCCGCTGCAACCGGCGCGCGCAGCAGTCTGA